The Diadema setosum chromosome 1, eeDiaSeto1, whole genome shotgun sequence genome has a window encoding:
- the LOC140234680 gene encoding uncharacterized protein: MYSRRENESATETYQRFIDANQQAAETCLKQIKKARREEQSLNPKVTVARKKTKAAYRAFIADEGEDGKSREEYARTRENLYRTYAILDQEKLCRQIAEVEQAHENRKYGLSWKLINDISGRKASQSVRIRGESAEKRVATWYSHFKNLLGNPPELLESNEPITPIFSDLPIPDGPFTMSEYTKAKTEMKNNKSSGEDGVAPEVLKYVPVDDIILEFINRSYEDGDQPEQWSTLNIIPVPKSGDLSKTDNYPLDYALRLAINGKEEELGFTLVPRQSRRVPPVMVTDLDFADDIALISDTTEKARELLFAVEKECKKIGLRLNAKKTKVMAFNIDGAVLDVKNDFKYLGSWIASTEQDIRIRRGHAWNALHSMRKVWKSQLSDDIKRRLFVTTVESVLLYGAETWTLTARQEKALWTECTHACSG, translated from the exons ATGTACTCCAGGAGAGAGAATGAGTCTGCCACAGAAACGTACCAACGCTTTATTGATGCAAATCAACAAGCAGCAGAGACATGTCTCAAGCAGATCAAAAAGGCTCGGAGGGAGGAGCAAAGCTTAAACCCTAAAGTTACTGTTGCCAGGAAGAAGACGAAAGCTGCATATAGGGCGTTCATCGCAGACGAGGGTGAAGATGGTAAGAGCAGAGAAGAATATGCAAGGACAAGGGAAAACTTGTACAGAACATATGCAATTCTGGATCAGGAAAAATTGTGTAGGCAAATAGCTGAAGTAGagcaagcacatgaaaatagaaaatatggaCTGAGCTGGAAGCTCATCAATGACATCTCCGGACGAAAGGCATCTCAGTCTGTCAGGATTCGAGGTGAAAGTGCAGAAAAGAGAGTTGCGACCTGGTACTCACACTTCAAGAACCTCTTGGGCAACCCTCCTGAGCTTCTAGAAAGTAATGAACCAATAACACCTATTTTTAGTGACCTTCCCATACCAGATGGTCCGTTTACGATGAGTGAGTACACGAAGGCtaaaacagaaatgaagaaCAACAAAAGCAGTGGGGAGGATGGGGTAGCCCCTGAAGTTCTGAAATATGTTCCTGTGGATGATATTATCTTAGAATTTATCAACCGCTCATATGAAGATGGGGACCAGCCGGAACAGTGGTCTACACTTAACATCATCCCAGTACCAAAGTCAGGGGATCTCTCCAAGACTGACAACTACC CCCTTGACTATGCTTTGAGGCTTGCCATCAATGGCAAGGAGGAGGAGCTTGGATTTACATTGGTGCCCCGTCAAAGCCGTCGTGTTCCGCCCGTAATGGTCACTGACCTTGATTTTGCTGACGATATTGCCTTAATATCAGATACGACTGAAAAGGCAAGGGAGCTGCTGTTTGCAGTGGAAAAGGAGTGCAAGAAGATTGGTCTACGGCTCAatgcaaagaagacaaaggtgaTGGCATTTAATATCGACGGCGCAGTACTCGATGTGAAGAACGACTTCAAGTATCTGGGCTCCTGGATTGCCTCGACAGAACAAGACATCAGGATCAGACGTGGCCACGCATGGAATGCTTTGCACAGTATGAGGAAAGTGTGGAAATCTCAGCTTAGCGACGACATAAAACGGCGACTTTTTGTCACAACAGTTGAGTCTGTATTACTGTATGGAGCAGAGACGTGGACACTTACAGCCAGACAAGAGAAAGCATTATGGACGGAGTGTACACACGCATGCTCAGGTTAG